One Prolixibacteraceae bacterium DNA segment encodes these proteins:
- a CDS encoding META domain-containing protein has protein sequence MKYFNYTLLISILSTFLLSSCATSKFSLKKDVKIASYYHRNEEGKKQIVLIDHHGNTLFISPEEIEGTEMQMGYQQTVSMEKDKQKNIYHVKQVKQTVMDSASIRLNDMWVLKKINDKKIAKNAPTLTINLRKETAYGSTGCNRYHSQFMLLGEKKVDFIRIASTKMLCMNANLETEFTSTLEKCDGYAIANNHLTLTKEGKVVLDFQKVD, from the coding sequence ATGAAATATTTTAACTACACACTTTTAATTTCTATACTTTCTACTTTTCTATTATCTAGCTGTGCAACCTCGAAGTTTTCATTAAAAAAAGATGTTAAAATCGCATCTTATTACCATCGTAATGAAGAGGGGAAAAAACAGATTGTTCTGATCGACCATCATGGAAATACACTTTTCATCTCTCCTGAAGAGATCGAAGGAACAGAAATGCAGATGGGCTATCAGCAAACAGTATCCATGGAGAAAGATAAGCAGAAAAATATCTATCATGTAAAGCAAGTGAAACAGACTGTGATGGATAGCGCATCTATACGCCTGAATGACATGTGGGTACTAAAGAAGATCAACGATAAAAAAATCGCAAAGAATGCTCCTACACTAACCATTAACCTTCGTAAAGAGACTGCCTATGGCTCGACAGGCTGCAATAGATATCATAGTCAATTTATGCTTTTAGGTGAGAAAAAGGTGGATTTTATCCGTATCGCATCTACTAAAATGCTATGTATGAATGCCAATTTAGAAACTGAATTTACTTCCACTTTAGAGAAGTGTGATGGATACGCTATTGCAAACAATCACCTTACCCTTACTAAAGAAGGAAAAGTGGTTCTAGACTTCCAAAAAGTAGACTAA
- a CDS encoding NfeD family protein: MYTSIIIWFFITALFLVLEFSNYNFYFLAISVDSFACGILGLLFPQIGLKFQLIFFLALGVIAISMLYKKTEKMRYYNEEVRKSDGIHSRLNGQIVIAEEDILPYSIGKGNLDLKIWSIRSKEAIKIGETVEITGYDSGVLWVKKIKNISEYTFLSSNGSKKI, encoded by the coding sequence GTGTATACTTCTATCATCATATGGTTTTTTATTACAGCACTATTTTTAGTACTCGAATTTTCCAACTACAACTTCTATTTTCTAGCCATCTCTGTTGACTCATTTGCATGCGGGATACTCGGGCTTCTCTTCCCACAAATAGGCTTAAAATTTCAACTCATTTTCTTTCTTGCATTAGGGGTTATAGCAATCAGCATGCTCTACAAAAAGACCGAAAAGATGAGATATTATAACGAAGAGGTAAGGAAATCAGATGGCATACACTCTCGACTTAATGGACAGATCGTCATTGCAGAAGAGGATATTTTACCATACAGTATCGGCAAAGGAAACTTAGACCTTAAAATATGGTCTATCCGAAGCAAAGAGGCAATTAAGATTGGGGAGACAGTAGAAATCACTGGTTATGATAGCGGTGTCTTATGGGTAAAAAAAATTAAAAATATAAGTGAATACACTTTTCTATCGAGTAATGGATCAAAAAAAATCTAA
- the recQ gene encoding DNA helicase RecQ yields the protein MFDIENIVGKSHRLLKEYFGYDTFRPLQEEIVTHVMQKRDSLVLMPTGGGKSLCFQIPALMMDGVTVVVSPLISLMKDQVDGLNSNGIAAAFLNSTLTEEEESKIMQQCREGKISLLYVSPERITRSFETIFGMLNVSLLAVDEAHCISSWGHDFRPEYQQLKWIKHTFPDLPVIALTATADKTTRNDIITQLGIREPKIFLGSFNRPNLSLEVRVGVGAKDKDREILDYIRSRPNDAGIIYCMSRKSCERLSAKLNSKGLHTDFYHAGLSAEQRGRVQDSFINDDTLVICATVAFGMGIDKSNVRWVMHYNLPKNVEGYYQEIGRAGRDGLPSDTFLYFNLGDIITLRKFAEESGQVALNLEKLAQMQAFSESDICRRKILLSYFGEYLDKDCGNCDVCKNPPKKFDGTIIAQKALSAMMRTKENASTQMVVDILRGSQKKELIDHGFHRIKTYGKGADIVEDDWKQYIRQMMHLGLVEVAYDRNNALRTTELARKVLFEDKKVGLVKLVAPEIRKKRFKVTYTKEQAQKSQPWNQLFEYLRKWRVEMARNKGIPPYLVFNDATLREIAVSRPESMIDLLSISGVGKVKYDAYGEEILEEISKFKQAQRKTTSTYQLTFDMYQKGYDVAMIGQLRGMNVMTVYSHLAFLYQQGFAVDPFRYIDKEDVVQVLKAVQVTGEKLQTKPLYDFLRGEVDYYRIRLSLAYLSKEGKI from the coding sequence ATGTTTGATATTGAGAATATTGTGGGGAAGTCGCATCGACTTCTGAAAGAATATTTTGGTTACGATACTTTTAGACCTCTACAAGAGGAGATTGTTACACACGTCATGCAGAAGCGTGATAGTTTGGTCTTAATGCCTACTGGAGGAGGAAAATCCCTATGCTTTCAAATTCCTGCTTTGATGATGGATGGGGTGACTGTAGTAGTGTCTCCATTAATTTCCTTGATGAAAGACCAAGTGGATGGGCTCAACTCTAATGGTATTGCTGCGGCATTCCTTAATAGTACATTGACCGAAGAGGAGGAGTCGAAGATTATGCAACAGTGTAGAGAAGGCAAGATCTCTCTTCTTTATGTCTCTCCTGAAAGAATTACACGTAGTTTCGAAACAATCTTTGGAATGCTCAATGTATCTCTCTTAGCTGTGGACGAAGCCCATTGTATCTCTAGTTGGGGACATGATTTTCGCCCTGAATATCAACAGTTGAAATGGATTAAGCATACTTTCCCAGACCTTCCTGTCATTGCGCTTACTGCAACAGCGGATAAAACGACACGAAATGATATCATTACCCAGCTTGGTATTCGTGAACCTAAAATATTCTTAGGCTCTTTTAATCGTCCAAACTTGAGTCTTGAAGTACGTGTTGGAGTAGGAGCTAAAGATAAGGATAGAGAGATTCTCGACTATATCCGTTCGCGCCCTAATGATGCTGGTATTATCTACTGTATGAGCCGTAAAAGTTGTGAGCGTCTCTCTGCAAAACTAAATAGTAAAGGGCTACATACCGATTTTTATCATGCGGGATTGTCTGCCGAACAAAGAGGGCGTGTTCAAGATAGTTTTATTAACGACGATACTTTAGTAATCTGTGCTACAGTGGCTTTTGGAATGGGTATTGATAAGTCGAATGTTCGATGGGTGATGCACTATAACCTTCCTAAAAATGTAGAAGGTTACTATCAAGAGATTGGTCGTGCGGGTCGTGATGGACTTCCCTCTGATACTTTCCTATATTTCAATTTAGGCGACATTATTACCCTTCGTAAATTTGCGGAGGAGAGTGGTCAAGTGGCATTAAACCTAGAGAAATTGGCTCAGATGCAAGCCTTCTCTGAATCAGATATCTGTAGACGAAAGATATTACTATCCTACTTTGGAGAATATTTAGATAAAGATTGTGGTAATTGTGATGTGTGCAAAAACCCACCCAAGAAGTTTGACGGAACGATTATTGCCCAAAAGGCCCTCTCTGCAATGATGCGTACCAAAGAGAATGCCTCTACCCAGATGGTGGTGGATATCCTTCGAGGATCGCAGAAGAAAGAGCTGATAGATCATGGTTTCCATCGTATTAAGACCTATGGCAAAGGAGCGGATATCGTGGAGGACGATTGGAAACAGTATATTCGTCAGATGATGCACCTTGGTTTGGTGGAGGTGGCTTACGATCGTAACAATGCATTGCGAACGACTGAATTGGCACGAAAAGTGCTTTTTGAAGACAAAAAGGTGGGACTTGTTAAACTGGTTGCTCCAGAGATTCGAAAGAAACGTTTTAAGGTAACTTATACCAAAGAGCAAGCCCAAAAAAGCCAACCTTGGAACCAACTGTTTGAATATCTTCGTAAGTGGCGTGTTGAAATGGCTCGAAACAAAGGAATTCCTCCATACTTGGTGTTTAATGATGCGACGCTAAGAGAAATTGCGGTGTCGAGACCAGAGAGTATGATTGACTTACTCTCTATCTCCGGGGTCGGAAAGGTGAAATATGATGCCTATGGAGAGGAGATCTTAGAGGAGATCTCTAAGTTTAAGCAGGCACAACGCAAAACAACCTCTACCTATCAATTGACCTTCGATATGTATCAAAAAGGGTATGATGTGGCGATGATTGGACAGCTGAGAGGCATGAATGTGATGACTGTATATTCTCACTTGGCCTTTTTGTATCAGCAAGGATTTGCTGTCGATCCTTTTCGTTATATCGACAAAGAGGATGTGGTACAAGTGCTCAAAGCGGTGCAGGTTACCGGAGAGAAGTTGCAAACCAAACCTCTATATGATTTCTTGAGAGGCGAGGTCGACTATTATCGTATCCGTTTGTCTTTGGCTTATCTAAGTAAAGAGGGCAAGATTTAA
- a CDS encoding STN domain-containing protein, with amino-acid sequence MVIPKDSQKPLSISDKLNIVLKGTDLSFKIKGEVVVISKKRQRRHATLGYLTPLEFGKQKYFNVA; translated from the coding sequence GTGGTTATTCCAAAGGATTCACAGAAGCCTCTTTCGATCTCTGATAAATTGAATATTGTTCTTAAGGGAACGGATCTTTCCTTCAAAATAAAAGGAGAAGTGGTGGTTATCTCTAAAAAGAGACAGAGAAGACATGCAACACTTGGTTATTTGACTCCTCTCGAATTTGGGAAACAGAAATATTTTAATGTGGCTTAA